The Pelobates fuscus isolate aPelFus1 chromosome 2, aPelFus1.pri, whole genome shotgun sequence genome has a segment encoding these proteins:
- the LOC134585985 gene encoding uncharacterized protein LOC134585985 → MNTQDTDMGKISPPTNENGLPRRLTVASQGPFNTGVLADRPTNIHPRRPLKAETSIKSTKTSEVSDACTGISRLPTADHGRKTYSANAGERRDCNPHKLKQASKLSLTRSRSTRDITVTRDDEQPSTSTSGVLRQRPSSATCVAKEPLQIQSLNTTKHTFWGKSAVTSPVNVSGCRHFTVASNIPVKQSITPVNVPIQPIPKKSRTVLQDITQATSNDNNIHRGTTSLTSRNTSVKVPTPPPPKKSRYDSKNTHIYTETTSPLDVRKCMLWFTRSAPLWFEVKDAVDHTINEILKIVHNAALLKQSRPLSLKLYAARRPFSIGHSLLSHDGRDSPLGIRGLIPNHKLPRDNVGDLLQWFLREFGFWFALETFIDSVISEIRNIVIVTDDELRQTHFLNRLERLDRATDAFRSGLNLLTPA, encoded by the exons atGAATACCCAAGACACAGATATG GGAAAAATCAGTCCGCCAACGAATGAAAATGGGTTACCCAGAAGGCTCACGGTCGCCTCACAAG gtcCTTTTAATACTGGAGTATTGGCTGACAGACCCACCAACATACATCCACGTAGACCATTAAaagcag aaaCATCCATAAAAAGTACAAAAACCTCAGAAGTTTCTGATGCATGTACAGGCATTAGCCGCTTACCAACGGCGGATCACGGTCGTAAGACATACAGCGCGAATGCCGGAGAACGCAGGGACTGCAACCCGCATAAATTAAAACAGG CATCAAAGTTGTCTTTAACCCGGAGCCGCTCTACAAGAGATATTACAGTCACACGTGATGACGAACAACCGTCAACATCTACCTCAGGGGTTTTAAGGCAGCGTCCATCTAGTGCGACATGTGTAGCAAAGGAGCCTCTACAAATACAGTCATtaaacacaacaaaacatacattttgggGTAAGTCAGCTGTCACATCACCAGTCAATGTATCAGGGTGTCGACATTTCACTGTAGCATCAAATATACCTGTGAAACAATCCATTACCCCTGTAAATGTTCCTATACAACCAATCCCTAAGAAAAGTAGAACTGTTTTACAGGATATAACACAAGCCACCAGCAACGATAACAATATACATAGAGGAACTACATCATTGACATCCAGAAATACCTCTGTAAAGGTGCCAACACCACCGCCACCTAAGAAAAGTAGATATGAcagcaaaaacacacacatttatacagagACCACATCACCTCTTGATGTTAGAAAATGTATGTTGTGGTTCACGCGTTCTGCTCCTTTATGGTTTGAAGTCAAGGATGCGGTAGACCATACAATCAATGAAATACTCAAAATAGTGCATAATGCTGCTCTTTTAAAGCAAAGCAGGCCTCTGAGTCTAAAACTTTACGCCGCTAGGCGCCCATTTAGTATTGGCCATTCATTGTTATCCCACGATGGCCGTGACAGTCCATTGGGAATAAGAGGTCTTATACCAAACCATAAATTACCCCGTGACAACGTCGGTGATTTATTACAGTGGTTTTTAAGGGAATTTGGTTTTTGGTTCGCTTTAGAAACCTTTATTGACTCTGTAATTAGTGAGATCCGTAACATTGTTATTGTGACTGATGATGAGCTTAGACAAACTCATTTTTTAAACCGTTTAGAAAGACTTGACCGTGCTACCGATGCCTTTCGTTCAGGTCTAAATTTACTGACCCCCGCGTGA
- the LOC134586412 gene encoding uncharacterized protein F54H12.2-like produces MSFIHTASVECAKSELDLFEIKPTQTSIEKSLYVEVQPLAAISETSPLEFYIAGSGEHYFDLNNTLLYITCKIVKNDNTPIADGARVSLINYPIATLFNQLDVTLGDRLISQSNNLYAYRAYIETLLNYSADALSTQFTDGLFYKDTAGKHQDRVLDGDNTGFTKRAHMTAHSKTVELLGHLHSDLFFQDKLILNGLDLKIKLTRNKDTFCLMSADAEPYKLQILNASLFVKRVQISPAVRIGHAQGLLTGNAKYAIERASMKVFSVPTGSRVCNQENIFLGQIPKLVILAFVDNEAFSGAYDRNPLCFKHHNVNFAALYLDGEQIPAKPFQPDFEHSNAVREYMSFLLLAQKNCGDSGIIINREEFVAGYTLFAFDLSPDQECSSHFSLIRSGNLRAEIRFSRALERTVNLLVYGLFENIIEINQRREVLYDFL; encoded by the coding sequence ATGTCGTTTATCCATACTGCATCCGTAGAATGCGCCAAATCAGAACTGGATCTTTTTGAAATAAAGCCTACTCAGACCAGCATAGAAAAAAGCCTGTATGTGGAAGTACAACCGTTGGCCGCCATTTCGGAAACTTCACCACTCGAATTCTACATAGCAGGAAGCGGTGAACATTATTTCGATTTGAATAACACGCTGTTGTACATTACGTGTAAAATTGTTAAAAATGACAATACGCCGATTGCAGATGGAGCACGAGTGAGTCTAATCAACTACCCGATAGCGACACTGTTTAATCAGCTAGATGTTACACTCGGGGATAGGCTGATATCACAATCTAATAATCTCTACGCTTACCGAGCCTACATTGAAACACTGCTCAATTACAGCGCTGATGCTTTATCAACTCAGTTTACAGACGGATTATTTTACAAGGATACTGCGGGAAAACATCAAGACAGAGTTTTGGATGGTGACAACACAGGATTTACAAAGCGGGCACATATGACAGCACACAGTAAAACTGTTGAGTTACTTGGACATCTACATAGTGATCTATTTTTTCAGGACAAACTAATACTGAACGGTCTGGATTTGAAAATAAAGCTTACCAGAAATAAAGACACGTTTTGTTTAATGTCCGCAGACGCTGAACCGTATAAACTTCAAATTCTAAATGCATCTCTGTTTGTTAAAAGAGTCCAGATATCCCCGGCAGTGCGAATAGGTCACGCGCAAGGCCTTCTAACAGGCAACGCTAAATATGCCATAGAGCGCGCTAGTATGAAAGTGTTCAGCGTACCCACAGGCAGTCGTGTTTGCAATCAGGAAAATATATTCTTGGGACAGATTCCAAAGCTGGTCATTTTAGCATTTGTCGACAATGAAGCTTTTTCAGGCGCTTATGACAGAAATCCCTTGTGTTTCAAACACCATAATGTGAATTTTGCGGCACTCTATCTGGATGGTGAACAAATACCTGCAAAGCCTTTTCAACCTGATTTTGAACATTCTAACGCAGTGCGTGAATATATGTCATTTTTATTATTGGCACAGAAGAATTGTGGTGATTCTGGAATTATAATTAACAGAGAAGAATTTGTGGCCGGATATACATTATTCGCCTTTGATCTATCACCTGATCAGGAATGCAGTAGCCATTTTTCACTCATTCGTAGCGGTAACCTAAGGGCGGAAATACGTTTTTCGAGGGCCCTGGAACGCACTGTAAATTTGCTtgtctatggactgtttgaaaacATTATTGAAATTAATCAAAGACGGGAGGTTCTTTATGATTTTCTCTAA